A region from the Candidatus Paceibacterota bacterium genome encodes:
- the mnmA gene encoding tRNA 2-thiouridine(34) synthase MnmA — MKKRALKVFVGLSGGVDSAVSAYLLQKAGHDVTGVFIKGWYPEWLPCTWREERRDAMRVAAHLGISFLTCDAEAEYRDSVAHHMIAEYKAGRTPNPDVLCNKEIKFGTFFRFALNHGADVIATGHYAQVSDGVLKEGVDKEKDQSYFLWTIPGEILQKVMFPIGGYKKSVVRTFATKAGLPNAQKKDSQGICFLGEVDMKEFLRHYIPSEKGLVFDVHGNTIGEHDGATFFTIGERHGFILYTPSPTPLYVVAKDIAANTITVSARITGDVSTKTKKIELQDLVLRKELTESDTVLVRIRYRQEPQTGTLKHVGSGSMTITFDTAQDGVAPGQSAVIYIKDECVGGGIIRTCRS; from the coding sequence ATGAAGAAACGGGCACTAAAAGTCTTTGTTGGCCTCTCAGGAGGGGTAGACAGTGCTGTTTCAGCGTACCTACTACAAAAAGCTGGGCACGACGTTACAGGTGTGTTTATCAAGGGCTGGTACCCAGAGTGGCTTCCATGTACTTGGAGAGAAGAGAGAAGAGACGCAATGCGTGTTGCTGCACACCTCGGGATTTCATTTCTAACATGCGACGCTGAAGCAGAGTATCGAGATTCTGTGGCACACCATATGATTGCTGAATATAAAGCAGGAAGGACACCGAATCCGGATGTGCTTTGTAACAAAGAAATTAAATTTGGAACTTTTTTTCGCTTTGCGCTCAATCATGGAGCTGATGTAATTGCCACTGGCCACTATGCACAAGTTTCAGATGGGGTACTCAAAGAAGGAGTGGACAAAGAAAAAGATCAAAGTTATTTTCTATGGACTATTCCTGGAGAGATACTACAGAAAGTTATGTTTCCAATTGGAGGATATAAAAAATCTGTCGTACGAACGTTTGCTACAAAGGCTGGATTGCCAAATGCACAAAAAAAAGACAGTCAAGGAATCTGCTTCTTGGGTGAAGTAGACATGAAAGAATTCTTACGACATTACATCCCATCCGAAAAGGGTCTGGTGTTCGATGTACACGGAAACACCATTGGTGAACACGATGGTGCTACATTTTTTACAATCGGAGAAAGACACGGCTTTATCCTCTACACCCCATCACCAACACCACTCTATGTGGTCGCAAAAGATATTGCCGCAAACACAATTACCGTATCCGCTCGAATTACAGGAGATGTTTCAACAAAGACAAAAAAGATCGAACTACAAGATCTTGTCCTTCGAAAGGAACTCACTGAGTCAGATACTGTGTTAGTGCGCATTAGATATAGACAAGAGCCACAGACAGGCACTTTAAAACATGTAGGGTCAGGAAGTATGACAATAACTTTTGATACAGCACAAGACGGAGTGGCGCCAGGGCAATCGGCAGTTATCTACATCAAAGACGAATGTGTTGGAGGAGGTATAATCCGTACATGCAGATCATAA
- a CDS encoding YraN family protein, whose protein sequence is MQIIKSGGGKEDFSREKLLRFLRATGAASAIAEEIAGNIELKLHEGMTTSEIYELAYHELKSKGSFHPPKYSLKHAVSMLGPTGFPFEQFVARVFEQQGYKVLLDQYLRGECAMHEVDVIAFNDKELIVCEIKFHNELGIKSDLKVALYVKARFDDLLNQSIDILGVPRKMTTGMLITNTKFTLSALEYAMCKGLNLIGWNTPPGKGLEYFITTLNLYPITLISTLSHVQKQQLIAQGMMLVSDILDKQEIVEKVLQLTPEDTQAVLAEARSLFPTKGL, encoded by the coding sequence ATGCAGATCATAAAGTCGGGAGGAGGAAAGGAAGATTTCAGCAGAGAAAAATTACTACGTTTTTTACGAGCTACTGGTGCGGCTTCAGCGATTGCTGAAGAAATTGCTGGGAATATTGAATTGAAATTACATGAGGGGATGACTACCTCAGAAATTTATGAGTTGGCGTACCATGAACTTAAGTCAAAAGGTAGCTTCCATCCACCAAAGTATTCACTCAAACATGCGGTCTCAATGCTCGGGCCAACTGGATTTCCTTTTGAGCAGTTTGTAGCAAGAGTGTTTGAGCAACAAGGATATAAAGTTCTATTAGATCAATATCTCCGCGGTGAGTGCGCGATGCATGAAGTTGATGTTATTGCGTTTAATGACAAGGAATTAATTGTATGTGAAATTAAATTCCATAATGAACTTGGTATTAAGTCTGATTTGAAAGTTGCGCTCTATGTAAAGGCGCGTTTCGATGACTTACTCAACCAATCGATCGATATTCTTGGTGTACCACGAAAAATGACAACAGGAATGCTTATTACCAATACAAAATTTACACTTTCCGCACTTGAGTATGCAATGTGTAAAGGATTAAACTTGATTGGGTGGAACACTCCACCAGGAAAGGGGTTGGAATATTTCATTACCACCTTGAATTTATATCCAATCACACTCATTTCAACTCTTTCGCATGTTCAAAAGCAGCAGCTCATTGCTCAGGGAATGATGCTTGTTTCAGATATATTAGATAAGCAGGAGATTGTTGAAAAAGTCCTTCAGTTGACCCCTGAGGACACCCAGGCGGTGCTTGCCGAGGCTCGCTCGCTTTTCCCAACAAAAGGTCTATAA